Proteins from a genomic interval of Gossypium hirsutum isolate 1008001.06 chromosome A09, Gossypium_hirsutum_v2.1, whole genome shotgun sequence:
- the LOC121206026 gene encoding acetyl-coenzyme A carboxylase carboxyl transferase subunit beta, chloroplastic-like has translation MEKSWFNLILSKGELEYRCGLSKSMDSRLGPVENTTVNEDPTKNDTYKNIHDCSDSSSYYSKVDHLVDVKGIRNFISDDTFLIRDSNQDHYSVYFDSENQIFELNNDHSFLSELESFFYSYHNSSYMNNGSKNDEPHYHFNLYDNDTNCGWNNHINSCIDFYLRSQICIDSSILSGSDNFNDNYIYNYICGEGGNSSEGKNFDIINRENGNDLTLKESSNDLDLYKDLWVQCECENCYGVNYKKSLNSKMNICEQCEFYYFALPLAVIE, from the coding sequence ATGGAAAAATCATGGTTCAATTTGATCTTGTCTAAGGGAGAATTAGAATACAGATGTGGGCTAAGTAAATCAATGGATAGCCGCCTTGGTCCTGTTGAAAATACTACTGTAAACGAAGACCCGACTAAAAATGATACGTATAAAAACATTCATGATTGTAGTGATAGCTCTAGTTATTACAGTAAGGTTGATCATTTAGTTGACGTCAAAGGCATTCGGAATTTCATTTCTGATGACACCTTTTTAATTAGGGATAGTAATCAGGACCATTATTCCGTATATTTTGATAgtgaaaatcaaatttttgagctTAACAATGATCATTCTTTTTTGAGTGAACtagaaagttttttttatagttaTCATAATTCTAGTTATATGAATAATGGATCGAAAAATGATGAGCCCCACTATCATTTTAACTTGTATGATAATGATACTAACTGTGGTTGGAATAATCACATTAATAGTTGTATTGACTTTTATCTTCGTTCTCAAATCTGTATTGATAGTTCCATTTTAAGTGGTAGTGACAATTTCaatgataattatatttataattacatTTGCGGCGAAGGTGGAAATAGTAGTGAAGGCAAGAATTTCGATATAATAAATCGTGAAAATGGTAATGATTTAACTCTAAAAGAAAGTTCTAATGATCTCGATCTATACAAGGATTTGTGGGTTCAATGCGAATGCGAAAATTGTTATGGAGTAAATTATAAGAAATCGCTTAATTCAAAAATGAATATTTGTGAACAATGTGAGTTTTACTATTTTGCCTTGCCCCTCGCCGTGATCGAATAA
- the LOC107886240 gene encoding acetyl-coenzyme A carboxylase carboxyl transferase subunit beta, chloroplastic: MNICEQCGYHLKIRSSDRIELSIDPGTWGPMDEDMISLDPIEFQSEEELHKDRIDFYQRKTGLTEAIQTSTGQLNGIPIAIGVMDFQFIGGSMGSVVGEKITRLIEYATNNFLPLILVCASGGARMQEGSLSLMQIAKISSALYDYQSNKKLFYVSILTSPTTGDLYLLTSIPRAFYPFLFDHGRGQGKIEKLTLGLGIIRLELMTSTTSR, from the coding sequence ATGAATATTTGTGAACAATGTGGATATCATTTGAAAATAAGGAGTTCAGATAGAATCGAACTTTCAATTGATCCAGGCACTTGGGGTCCTATGGATGAAGACATGATCTCTTTGGATCCCATTGAATTTCAGTCTGAAGAAGAGCTTCATAAAGATCGTATTGATTTTTATCAAAGAAAGACAGGATTAACTGAGGCTATTCAAACAAGCACGGGTCAACTAAACGGTATTCCTATAGCAATCGGGGTTATGGATTTTCAGTTTATAGGGGGGAGTATGGGATCCGTAGTAGGCGAGAAAATCACCCGTTTAATCGAATATGCTACCAATAATTTTTTACCTCTTATTCTAGTGTGTGCTTCCGGAGGAGCACGCATGCAAGAAGGAAGTTTGAGCTTGATGCAAATTGCTAAAATATCTTCCGCTTTATATGATTATCAATcaaataaaaagttattttatgtATCAATTCTTACATCTCCTACTACTGGTGATTTATATCTTCTCACGTCAATCCCACGAGCCTTTTATCCATTCTTATTCGATCACGGCAGGGGGCAAGGCAAAATAGAAAAACTCACATTGGGTTTAGGGATAATCAGGCTCGAACTGATGACTTCCACCACGTCAAGGTGA
- the LOC121206142 gene encoding NAD(P)H-quinone oxidoreductase subunit J, chloroplastic, with amino-acid sequence MTNKKEKCERDKKMQGRLSVWLVKHGLVHRSLGFDYQGIETLQIKPEDWHSIAVILYVYGYNYLRSQCAYDVAPGGLLASVYHLTRIEYGVDQPEEVCIKVFAPRSNPRIPSVFWVWKSSDFQERESYDMLGISYENHPRLKRILMPESWIGWPLRKDYIAPNFYEIQDAH; translated from the coding sequence atgacaaataaaaaagaaaagtgcGAGAGAGATAAAAAGATGCAGGGTCGTTTGTCTGTTTGGCTAGTCAAACACGGGCTAGTTCATAGATCTTTGGGCTTCGATTACCAAGGAATAGAGACTTTACAAATAAAGCCTGAGGATTGGCATTCCATTGctgttattttatatgtatatggttACAATTATCTACGTTCCCAATGTGCCTATGATGTAGCACCAGGCGGACTGTTAGCCAGTGTGTATCATCTTACGAGAATAGAGTATGGTGTAGATCAACCGGAAGAGGTATGTATAAAAGTATTTGCTCCAAGGAGTAACCCTAGAATTCCGTCTGTTTTCTGGGTTTGGAAAAGTTCGGATTTTCAAGAACGAGAATCTTATGACATGTTGGGAATCTCTTATGAAAATCATCCACGACTAAAACGTATCTTAATGCCCGAAAGTTGGATAGGGTGGCCTTTACGTAAGGATTACATTGCCcccaatttttatgaaatacaagACGCTCATTGA
- the LOC121206139 gene encoding ATP synthase subunit beta, chloroplastic, whose translation MKINPTTSVPGVSTLEKENLGHISQIIGPVLDVAFPPGKMPNIYNALVVKGQDTAGQQINVTCEVQQLLGNNRVRAVAMSATDGLMRGMEVIDTGATLSVPVGGATLGRIFNVLGEPVDNLGPVDTRTTSPIHKSAPAFIQLDTKLSIFETGIKVVDLLAPYRRGGKIGLFGGAGVGKTVLIMELINNIAKAHGGVSVFGRVGERTREGNDLYMEMKESGVINEQNLAESKVALVYGQMNEPPGARMRVGLTALTMAEYFRDVNEQDVLLFIDNIFRFVQAGSEVSALLGRMPSAVGYQPTLSTEMGTLQERITSTKEGSITSIQAVYVPADDLTDPAPATTFAHLDATTVLSRGLAAKGIYPAVDPLDSTSTMLQARIVGEEHYETAQRVKQTLQHYKELQDIIAILGLDELSEEDRLTVARARKIERFLSQPFFVAEVFTGSPGKYVGLAETIRGFKLILSGELDGLPEQAFYLVGNIDEATAKATNLEMESKLKK comes from the coding sequence atgaaaataaatcctaCTACTTCTGTTCCTGGAGTTTCCacacttgaaaaagaaaatctgGGGCATATTTCTCAAATCATCGGTCCAGTACTGGATGTAGCCTTTCCCCCGGGCAAGATGCCTAATATTTACAACGCCCTAGTAGTTAAGGGTCAAGATACCGCCGGTCAACAAATTAATGTAACTTGTGAGGTACAGCAATTATTAGGAAATAATCGAGTTAGAGCTGTAGCTATGAGCGCTACAGATGGTCTAATGAGAGGAATGGAAGTGATTGACACGGGAGCTACTCTAAGTGTTCCAGTCGGCGGAGCGACCCTAGGACGAATTTTTAACGTGCTTGGGGAGCCCGTTGATAATTTAGGTCCTGTAGATACTCGCACAACATCCCCTATTCATAAATCCGCGCCCGCTTTCATACAATTAGATACAAAATTATCTATTTTTGAAACAGGAATTAAAGTAGTCGATCTTTTAGCTCCTTATCGTCGTGGAGGAAAAATCGGACTATTTGGGGGGGCTGGGGTAGGTAAAACAGTACTCATTATGGAATTGATCAACAACATTGCCAAAGCTCATGGGGGCGTATCCGTATTTGGCAGAGTAGGTGAACGGACTCGTGAAGGAAATGATCTTTACATGGAAATGAAAGAATCTGGAGTAATTAATGAACAAAATCTTGCGGAATCAAAAGTGGCTTTAGTCTACGGTCAGATGAATGAACCGCCAGGAGCTCGTATGAGAGTTGGATTGACTGCCCTAACTATGGCGGAATATTTCCGAGATGTTAATGAACAAGACGTACTTCTATTTATAGACAATATCTTCCGTTTTGTCCAAGCGGGATCCGAAGTATCTGCCTTATTGGGTAGAATGCCTTCCGCTGTGGGTTATCAACCCACCCTTAGTACCGAAATGGGTACTTTACAAGAAAGAATTACTTCTACCAAGGAGGGATCCATAACTTCTATTCAAGCAGTTTATGTACCTGCGGATGATTTGACCGACCCTGCCCCTGCCACAACATTTGCGCATTTAGATGCTACTACCGTACTATCAAGAGGATTAGCTGCCAAAGGTATTTATCCAGCGGTAGATCCTTTAGACTCAACGTCCACTATGCTCCAAGCTCGAATCGTTGGTGAGGAACATTATGAAACTGCGCAAAGGGTTAAGCAAACCTTACAGCATTACAAAGAACTTCAAGACATTATAGCTATCCTTGGGTTGGACGAATTGTCCGAAGAGGATCGCTTAACCGTAGCAAGAGCACGAAAAATTGAGCGTTTCTTATCACAACCCTTTTTCGTAGCGGAAGTATTTACCGGTTCCCCGGGGAAATATGTTGGTCTAGCAGAAACAATTAGAGGATTTAAATTGATCCTTTCCGGAGAATTAGACGGTCTTCCTGAACAGGCCTTTTATTTGGTAGGTAACATCGACGAAGCTACTGCGAAGGCTACGAACTTAGAAATGGAGAGCAAATTGAAGAAATGA